The DNA segment CAATACCAGAACTAGCACCCGTAATCAGAGTGTTTTTACCTTTTAACCCGTTCATAATAGTTTGGGAATGCCTACATTGCTAGGGTTACAAGCAAATGTGACTGGAAAGTGACGAATCTCTGATGAGAAATATTCAGTAAAAATCTACTAATTTTCTACAACTTCCTGAACTTGCTCAATCGTCAAATCCAAAGCACCTGCTATCTGTTCTACATTCAACCCCAAGGCCAGTAACCGAGGAATAGCCTCTAACTTTGCTTGTAACTTACCTTCTTGTCTACCTTCCTGTCTACCTTCTTGTCTACCTTCTTCTAGTCCATCTTCCTTAATAGACTGATACATCCTAGTTTTTTTGAATTCATCATCTATACCCAACATAGCTGCTACCTCCTCTCGGCTTAAGTTGGTGAATTTGTACAACAAGATAGTTTCTATTAATTCTACAATTTGTTTTTTGTTTGCTTCATCGGTCAGTTCTTGCCTTGCCTGTATAATCAGTTGTCTACCTTGGTCAATAGCTGTTGCTTCACTGGCAATAATTAGTTGCACGATCGCTAATTGCAGAGAGTTTTCGCTAGCCGTCCCTAACTCATCTAAATAAATGCGTTGTATTTGGGAACTATCCAAAATCAAACGATAAGGTTGTTGATCATCCGGTTCTATGATGCGTTGGGGATAAATGACAACAGCACGCCAAAAGTTAACAGATGGGTTTTGACGGAGATAAAGAAAGATTTCGGCAAAGAAGCGTCTATAAAATTTAGGATCTAGTTGAAACTGAACTTCAACAAAATATAGGGGTTCTTCTGTGCTTTCATTAACAGGTTTAAATACCCCATCAATGCGAAAAGCAGTTTCCTTTAGTTCCACTGAGACAAACTCATAGGTACTGGGATTAATATCTGTTTCCCCAATGATGGCAAAAAATATGCTGGGGAACGCTTGAAACAAGCTGTAGAATATTTTGTCTGTTTGCACCTGGAATAATTCGTAATTTCGTTCTTACAACTCCATCATTCCACTTCTAAACACGAAACTTCAAGTTTTAAACTGGAGCGATCGCCTCCAAAACTCCATCATTCCACCTCAAAACACGAAACTTCAAGTAAAAAGGGTGAGCGATCGCCTCCACAACCCCATCATTCCACCTCAAAACATAAAACTTTATGTTTAGGTGATCGCTGTTATTGTTCTGAGGAGAGGCGATCGCGCAACTCTGCTAAATTTTCACGCATAGTAACAGTATCTGGGTGGTTTGCCCCTAAAATTCTCTCTAAAATATCTAAAGCTTGAATGTACAAAGGTTCCGCTTCGCTGTATCTGCCTTGGGAATCGTAGAGTAATGCTAAACTGCGACGACTAAGTGCGACTGAAAGATGTTCTTCACCTAATAGTTTGCGCGTTAGCGCTAAAGCTTGAATGTAAAAGGATTCGGCTTCGCTGTATCTGCCTTGGTAGTGGTAGAGTGTGGCTAAATTGTTGAAGCTTTGTGCGACTGAAAGATTTTCTTCCCCCAGCAATTTGCGCCACAGTGCCAAAGCTTGAATGTACAAAGGTTCCGCTTTGCTATATCTGCCTTGAAAAAAGTAGAGTGCAGCTAAATTGTTGAGGCTTTGTGCAACATCGGGATGTTCTTCACCCAGGAGTTTGCGCCTCATTGCCAAAGCTTGAATGTACAAAGGTTCCGCTTCGCTGTATCTGCCTTGGGAACGGTAGAGTGCAGCTAAATTGTTGAGGCTTTGTGCAACATCGGGATGTTCTTCACCCAGGAGTTTGCGACTCAGTGCCAAAGCTTGAATGTACAAAGATTCCGCTTCGCTGTATCGACCTTGAGATTTGTAGAGTCCTGCTAAATTGTTGAGGCTGGTGGCGACATCTGGATGTTCTTCACCAAACAGTTTATGGTACAGTACTAAGGCTTGGATGTATAAAGGTTCGGCTTCACTGTATCTGCCTTGGGACTGGTATAGTACTGCTAGATTGTTGAGGCTGATGGCAACATTGGGATGTTCTTCCCCCAGCAATTTACGCCACAATGCCAAAGCCTGGATGTGCAGAGGTTCGCCTTCACTGTATCTACCTTGGGAATCGTAGAGTGCGGCTAAATTGTTGAGACTGACAGCGACATCAGGATGTTCGTCCTCCAGCAGTTTACGGTACAGTACTAATGCTTGGATGTATAAGGGTTCGGCTTCACTGTATCTGCCTTGGGACTGGTATAGTCTGGCAAGATTATTGAGACTGTGTGCGACCTCTGTATGTTCTTCACCCAGCAGTTTACGGTATAGTGCTAAAGCTTGGCTATACAAAGGTTCAGCTTCACTATATCTGCCTTGATAGCGGTAGAGTACTGCTAGGTTGTTGAGACTTTGTGCAACATCGGGATGTTCTTCACCCAGTAGTTTGCGTGTGAGTGCCAAGGCTTCTATGTACAAATGTTCAGCTTCGCTGTATTTGCCTTGGGAACGGTAAAGCAATGCTAAGTTATTAAGGCTGGTGGCTAAGTCTTGATCTAAACCTAACTCTTTTTGCAACTCAACAGCCTTGCTTAAATACTTAATGCCTAAGTCTTGCTCTTGCTGATAATCTTGAAACTCTCCCCGGTTGAGTCTTTTTCTATAAATATCTCCTAAGCTAAAGTATAAAGTCGCTAAAGTTGCATCTTTCACACCGCGCTGTTCTAAATCTTGAATAAATCCTTGCAAATCTTCTATGGGTAATAAATAATCATTTTCATCATCAAAACCTGAAATCTCATCGTCACTGAAAGCAAAACGAATTGCTTCTATATCTCTACCAGAAATAGTATTTTTTCTTCTAGACACAAACCGGAAAACACCATTGCGCCAACTCCAAAAATCAGGTGCTTTCTTCCTCAAATCACCCAATATTTGATTAGTCACCCAGAGAACTATAGCAAAAGGAAATTCCCTTAACCCCTCTCTAGTCCACTGCAAGTAACCGAAAAAAATCTCTTGTTCTGAACGCTCATTCCCCAGCTTGAGAAAATAAAGCTGTTCTGCACCAGTTACAGTAATAACTGCTGGGTTATGTTGCTGCAAATATTCTTCTCTTTCCACCAATTGAGCAACAGCAGCCCTCAAACTCGGTTCACCCCGCGCTAATGTCACCCGATAGCAACGAATTTCTGGCTGTAATTCTGCCTCATACTGAGCAATAATCTCATCTCGGAAACTGGCATCATCACAAACGGCAATTAGCAAATTTAATCGATGTGCTTTAGCCTCAATAGAAACCATTAAATCATCATAAGCATCTCGAT comes from the Nostoc sp. PCC 7120 = FACHB-418 genome and includes:
- a CDS encoding Rpn family recombination-promoting nuclease/putative transposase, which encodes MQTDKIFYSLFQAFPSIFFAIIGETDINPSTYEFVSVELKETAFRIDGVFKPVNESTEEPLYFVEVQFQLDPKFYRRFFAEIFLYLRQNPSVNFWRAVVIYPQRIIEPDDQQPYRLILDSSQIQRIYLDELGTASENSLQLAIVQLIIASEATAIDQGRQLIIQARQELTDEANKKQIVELIETILLYKFTNLSREEVAAMLGIDDEFKKTRMYQSIKEDGLEEGRQEGRQEGRQEGKLQAKLEAIPRLLALGLNVEQIAGALDLTIEQVQEVVEN
- a CDS encoding tetratricopeptide repeat protein; translation: MVNEDLLADGENRDAYDDLMVSIEAKAHRLNLLIAVCDDASFRDEIIAQYEAELQPEIRCYRVTLARGEPSLRAAVAQLVEREEYLQQHNPAVITVTGAEQLYFLKLGNERSEQEIFFGYLQWTREGLREFPFAIVLWVTNQILGDLRKKAPDFWSWRNGVFRFVSRRKNTISGRDIEAIRFAFSDDEISGFDDENDYLLPIEDLQGFIQDLEQRGVKDATLATLYFSLGDIYRKRLNRGEFQDYQQEQDLGIKYLSKAVELQKELGLDQDLATSLNNLALLYRSQGKYSEAEHLYIEALALTRKLLGEEHPDVAQSLNNLAVLYRYQGRYSEAEPLYSQALALYRKLLGEEHTEVAHSLNNLARLYQSQGRYSEAEPLYIQALVLYRKLLEDEHPDVAVSLNNLAALYDSQGRYSEGEPLHIQALALWRKLLGEEHPNVAISLNNLAVLYQSQGRYSEAEPLYIQALVLYHKLFGEEHPDVATSLNNLAGLYKSQGRYSEAESLYIQALALSRKLLGEEHPDVAQSLNNLAALYRSQGRYSEAEPLYIQALAMRRKLLGEEHPDVAQSLNNLAALYFFQGRYSKAEPLYIQALALWRKLLGEENLSVAQSFNNLATLYHYQGRYSEAESFYIQALALTRKLLGEEHLSVALSRRSLALLYDSQGRYSEAEPLYIQALDILERILGANHPDTVTMRENLAELRDRLSSEQ